CTAGAAAAATTGATCTTTAAAAATCAGAAGACAAATTTAGAAGTATATCTTCTAGAAGCTTCTATCTGGACGGGAGGAAGCGAAAGGATAAAGGGCACAGAGCTTGAATTTAATGCAAACATACCTACGGAAGAAGTTTTCACAACTCCAGACTACAAAAAAACTAAGGGAATTGTGTATGCGACTCGACCAGTTATGATACTTGGCAACTTAATAGCTGGGATATGGATAAAATTTAGTGAGGGAAAAGTAGTTGACTTTGGATGTGACGATGAGCACTCAAGAATGATACTTAAAAGACATATAGAAACCGATACGCAGTCAAAATACATAGGAGAGGTTGCACTGGTGGACAGCAGTTCTCCGATTTATCAAAGTGGACTTACATTCTACAGTACACTATACGACGAGAATGCAAGTTGTCACATTGCACTGGGTAATGCTTACTCTTCTTGCTTAGGTAATGAAGAAAAATTAAAAACTGATGTTGAAAAATTGGATTATGGATGTAACGTTTCTCTAATTCATGCCGATTTTATGATTGGGAGTTGCGACATGGGAGTTGTTGGGATTGATAGGAAGGGAGCAGAGCATGTAATAATGCAGGATGGAAGGTTCGTAATATGATGTGTGGGTTGGAGTGATTGGTAATGATAAAGGAATTATTTACAAATGACCTTTTCTTGTCTTGTTTCATTTCAGGAATTGTTGCGCAAGTCATTAAATATGCTATTCAGACAATGAAAACGAGAAGACTTAAGTTGAACCCAACATATCTAATAAAAAGTATCTTTTTAGAAACGGGGGGGATGCCTAGCAGTCACTCTTCAACCGTTACAGCTCTTGCAACTTCAATATTTATAACAGAGGGAATAAATACGAGCTTCATTATCGCCCTTGCTTTTGCCTTAATAACAATAAGAGATTCCTTTGGGGTCAGGTACATGGCAGGTGTACAGGCAGAATATCTTAATGATTTATCCGAACAATTAAGGGTTGCAATTGAGATCGAACCCCTAAAAATCAAGGTAGTCAAGGGCCACAAGAAAAAGGAAGTATTTACGGGAGTGGTTATTGGAATAGTTTCCGCATGGGCAGTATGTTATCGAGTAATATAGACATCGAGTAATATAGACAGCAAGTTACAAGGGTAAAAATGAATCCATTCAAGCTTTTATGTATATTAACACTTCTATCTTCTTGCAGTATGGCAGAGTTTGGGGATTACAAGCCAGTGTACTTTAAAGGAGAAGAAGATTTAAAGATTGCAAATGATTATATAAACTCACTGGGATACAGAACAATATCTGAATACACAACAAAAGTGAAAATACTAGATTTTCCAGATTTCAAGGAAATGACAATCCATGAACTAATAAAGCTTAATGATCATGATCTAAGAAAGGATCTGTTTTTAAAAAACCTCCCTAATCTATTCAACCTATCCAACAGAAAAATACTCTATGTCGATTCATCATTTACAAGTAACGACTTAAAGAAGCTTAAACGAGCCAAAAAAGTTGAAGGAGAATTACACTCTTTTAACTATAAAACCAAAATTAACTATTTTTCAAACACAGTATTCATAGTAATGATAACACTTTTACTACTGTTAAATATTCAATATTCACCTTTCATATTGTTATTTTTAATAAGTTCATGCACTGTTCTGTTGTTTAACAATGAAATGTTATACTTCTATCCTTTAACTATTCTTTCTTACCTACTGTTTGTGCTAATCGACAATTTCAATAAAAATTACAACAAAATATGCTTGCGAGACATCAGCTTTTTATCGCTAATTAAAAGAATAAAATTCCCAATCTTCTTGTTTTTATTTATGGTTTTATACTACATTGTGATAATTAATTTTCTAACTACTAGTCTTGAACCATTTTTTATTATTTTTGTATCTGCAACAACTCTTTGCATTTTCTTAATATTCACTTGGATCAAAACTGAAAGAAACTTTAAAAATACATTCTTGTTTTTAATTGAAATAAAAGAGCAAAATCGAAAAGCAAGAATTATAAAGTTACAAATTATCACGCATCTAATGCTATTTATAGCTTCTATGATGCCCTTTTTTTATTCTCAATACATGCTAACTTCTTACCAAAGATCAAGTTATCTTTACAGCAAAAAATTAAACTATTTTGATTATTTAAACCCTAACAGCATTTACTTAATGGTGGGATACAAAGAAGAAATTCCAAACATTATGGGATACATGTCTCATATTATTTATCAAAATGAGCTTAAATATAAAATAACATCTAAATATGGTGAATCTACCAAAAATGTAGAGGAAGACTATTTTGAAATAAAGAATAACAAAATAACTATCAGTCCAAAAACTGTATATAAAGTAGACAAAGAATTCATGTCTAAACATCTCAATCAGGGGCTTTCAAAATTATTTTTATACAACGGAAATCCCATATTAATATACAAAGAAACAGATAGTAGCATTTTAACGGACAAGGACAATTCTACAATTTTATTTGTTCTTTCTCTGCCTTTTTTCTTATTGCTATTCCTATTTAAGGCAATAAGATTTACAATTCTTCTAAATATTAACAAAAAAATATAGAAATACATTAAGGACTAGAGGATGCATCTAAATGCCCGACTCAGAAGATTCAGCGATAAAAACAGCAATTAAGATAAAGTACATAGTAAATATAGACGAAATTCAAATTCCTGAATATGTTTTAATTCCACTAGAAACAGAAAATTCAATATCTAAACTGTATGTAGTCGAGCACCAAAGAATTGAGGAAGGTCAAATATTATCAAAAAATATAAATGTAGATTTATACACATACTCTCCAATATCTGGAATAATAGAGAAAATATATGTTGCTAATCTTCCAAATGGACAACAATTAAAATCAGCATTAATACGATTTCAGGGAAGAATCAAAAATGAGAAAAAACAATCAGATGAAATAGAATCAAGAGAAAAAACACTAGAAAGATTGATCAGATTAGGAATTCCTTGGTTTAATGACAATTCACTATTTCAATATGTAAGCAAATGCAAAAAAATAGATAAAATGATTTTATTAATAAATGGAAGAGATTCATTTACTAACATCTCAGAAATACTTATAAAAGAAAAGTTAGATGAAATTCTTTATGGACTTGAAATAGTCGACAAAATCTTTAAGTTCAAAGAAATATTGATAGCGCTAAGCAATTGTAACTTAAAAAAAGAGCTT
This is a stretch of genomic DNA from Borrelia sp. P9F1. It encodes these proteins:
- a CDS encoding aminopeptidase — protein: MEEDLIKYAELIILKGINLQENQCVLITGSIENYEFLKILAKKAYEHGAKYVELNIEDVDILRTRLGYSSEDLLEFIPKFKHEFFKEMIDEKWAKIRIDDTENLDGLKGIDSKKISKYFTQLRLASRNVSTATMNNELSWCVVCAPGPKWASKVLNKPNSQQTLEEFFEIQKMILLLNAENPIKAWEDHNAKLHQRCAFLNRLKLEKLIFKNQKTNLEVYLLEASIWTGGSERIKGTELEFNANIPTEEVFTTPDYKKTKGIVYATRPVMILGNLIAGIWIKFSEGKVVDFGCDDEHSRMILKRHIETDTQSKYIGEVALVDSSSPIYQSGLTFYSTLYDENASCHIALGNAYSSCLGNEEKLKTDVEKLDYGCNVSLIHADFMIGSCDMGVVGIDRKGAEHVIMQDGRFVI
- a CDS encoding divergent PAP2 family protein; protein product: MIKELFTNDLFLSCFISGIVAQVIKYAIQTMKTRRLKLNPTYLIKSIFLETGGMPSSHSSTVTALATSIFITEGINTSFIIALAFALITIRDSFGVRYMAGVQAEYLNDLSEQLRVAIEIEPLKIKVVKGHKKKEVFTGVVIGIVSAWAVCYRVI